GCGAGGGCGACGGCGTCCTGCACCACTGCGGCTCCCGCATCGCCGCGGCCCTGCACCTTGTAGCCGCCGAGCGCGTGCTCGGCCTGCGGAGTGAAGCCCACGTGCGCCATGACCGGAATGCCTGCCGCTGTCATGGCGCGGACATGGTCAACGTAATGCCGCCCGCCTTCCATCTTCACCGCATGGACCAGGCCTTCCTTCATGAGCCGCACCGAGGACTCGATGGCCTGGGCGGGGGAAACCTCGTAGGAGCCGAAGGGAAGGTCGCAGACCACCAGCGAGTGGCTGGCTCCGGCGGTAACGGACCGGGCGAAGACGATCATCTCGTCCATGGTGATAGGCAGGGTGGTGGCATGGCCCATCACATTGTTCGCGGCCGAATCGCCCACCAGCAGCACCTCGATGCCGGCTTCGTCGAAAATGCCGGCGGCGTACTGGTCATAGGCGGTCAGCATGGCGAACCGGCCGCCGTTGTCTTTCAACTGCTGCAGGTGCGAGATGCGGATTTTCTTCAGCACCGGTGCTTCAGGAACGGAAGGGTCCGCGGGACTGGCTGCGTACGGGGAGGGCTGTTCGGCACTGGTCATGCTTCGAGCCTACTAAACAACGCACCGCGGGGACCCGCCCGGCGGGTTCGTTGCGGGGATCCCCGCGGGCTGCCGACCAAATCCTGCACACGTAGGTAGAGTGAAGAAGGTTTCACATGTCTCTGAGCCGTGTACAGGAAAGAAGGTAAGGATGAACCGCCAGCAGGAATTCGTTCTGCGCACCATCGAGGAGCGCGATGTCCGGTTTGTGCGGTTGTGGTTTACCGACGTCGTCGGCCAGCTGAAGTCCGTGGCGCTGGCGCCGGCGGAAGTGGAAGGCGCCTTCGAGGAAGGCCTGGGCTTTGACGGTTCCTCGGTCGAGGGCCTGGCCCGGATCTTCGAGTCGGACCTGCTGGCCCAGCCGGATCCCTCCACCTTCCAGATCCTGCCCTGGCGCGGCGACGAGGAGCAGACCTCACGGATGTTCTGCGACATCCTCACCCCGGACGGCCAGCCGTCGGCTGCCGACCCGCGGAACGTGCTCAAGCGCCAGCTGGCGAAGGCCGCGGACATGGGCTTCACCTGCTACACCCACCCCGAGATCGAGTTCTACCTGCTGAAGTCGGACGAACTCGGCGAAGACGGCCAGCCCGTTCCCGTGGACCAGGCCGGCTACTTCGACCACGTCCCGGGCGGCGTCGCGCAGGACTTCCGCCGCACGGCCGTATCCATGCTTGAAGCAGTGGGTATCTCCGTGGAGTTCAGCCATCACGAGGCCGGGCCGGGTCAGAACGAGATCGACCTGCGCTATGCCGATGCCCTGCAGACCGCGGACAACATCATGACCTTCCGCACAGTGGTCAAGGAAGTCGCGTTGATGACCAACTGCTACGCGAGCTTTATGCCCAAACCGTTCTCGCACCATCCCGGTTCCGGCATGCACACCCACTTCTCCCTCTTTGAGGGCGACAGCAACGCCTTCTTCCAGGCCGGTGCCGAGTTCCAGCTCTCCACCACCGCACGCCAGTTCATGGCGGGCATCCTGCGGCACGCCCCGGAATTCACGGCAGTCACCAACCAGTTCGTGAACTCCTACAAGCGGCTTTGGGGCGGCGGCGAAGCCCCGAGCTACCTGTCCTGGGGCCACAACAACCGGTCCGCACTGCTTCGGGTGCCGCTGTACAAGCCGAACAAGGGGCAGTCCGCCCGCATCGAGTACCGCGGTATCGACGCCGCAGCCAACCCGTACCTGTCCTACGCGGTGCTGCTCGGGGCCGGCCTGAAGGGCATTGAAGAGGGCTATGACCTGCCCCCGGGCGCCGAAGACGACATCGAGAGCCTGAGCGCCGCAGAACGCAGGGCCATGGGCCACGACCCGCTGCCGGCGTCCCTGCATGACGCCGTGCGCGTTATGGAGGAGTCCGAGCTGGTGGCCGACATCCTGGGCGAGCAGGTCTTCGAGAACTTCCTGCGCAACAAGCGTGCGGACTGGAACGAATACCGCCAGCAGGTGACCAGGTTCGAGCTGCAGAAGAACCTGGGCATCCTCTAGGAAGGGGCCGGCACCGATGAGCCTGACTCGACGGCTGATCGCCACGGGTTTCCGCGACCTGGAAAAAAGCACGCGGTTCCTGGCGGCTTCGGAGCTCGAGGGCATCGATGAGGACGCGCTGTTCGCGGGCTTCAACTGCTCGGCGGATCCGGACCTGGCACTGCAGTCGCTGGTTCGGCTGATCGGCCGTGCCCCGGAGCTGGTGGAACTGGTCAACGGCGGCGCCGAGCGCAGCGAAGCCCTGTTCCGGCTCCTGGGGGCCTCGGACGCCTTGGCGGAGTTCCTGATGCGGCATCCCGGGGATGTCGGCGTGCTGCACCGCGAGCTGCGCGCCGAACCGGGCAGCACGGATGAACCCACCCTGCGGGCCTCGCTGCTGGACGCCGTACATGCGGGCAGCGGCGCAGCACCCGTGGCCGGCCTGACGGGCACCGAAGCCTACGTGGCGCTGCGGGCCCGGTACCGCCGGCACCTGCTGGACCTTGCCGTGCGGGACCTTGGCGCGGCGTCGCCCACTGACTTCCTGCCTGCGGCCGGACGCGAGCTCGCTGACCTGGCCGGCGCGGCCCTGGAAGCTGCGTTGGCGGTCTCCCGGGCGGAGCTGACGGCAAGCTACCCGGCCGAAGAAATCTCCGCCGTGCGCCTGGCCGTCATCGGGATGGGCAAGGCCGGCGCGCGCGAACTGAACTACATCTCCGACGTCGACGTCATCTACGTGATCGAATCCTCCGGGCTGCCGGAAGAGCGGGCCTCCGCCATCGGCACGGCTCTGGCCGCCGGGATTTCCCGCGCCATCAACGCTTCAGCACCGGAGCCCCCGCTTTGGGAGGTGGACACCAACCTGCGTCCCGAGGGCAAGGACGGCCCGCTGGTCCGCACCTTGGACTCGCATCTGAACTACTACCAGCGCTGGGCGCACAGCTGGGAGTTCCAGGCGCTGCTGAAGGCCCGCGCCATGGCCGGGGACAGGGACCTGGGCCGGCGCTACGAAGAAGCCGTCGCCCCCTTGATCTGGAGCAGTTCCGAGCGGGACGGATTCGTCGAATCGGTGCAGGCCATGCGCCGCAGGGTCACCGACAACATTCCCGCCCACGAAGAGGCGCGGCAGCTGAAGCTGGGCAGCGGCGGACTGCGCGACGTCGAATTCACCGTCCAGCTGCTGCAGCTGGTGCACGGGCGGGTCGACGAATCCCTCCGGGTGCGCACCACAACCGCTGCGATTGCCGCGCTCAGCGACGCCGGGTTCATCGGGCGTACCGATGCCCGGGAACTGGACGAGTCCTACCGCTACCTCCGCGTGCTGGAACACCGCATCCAAATGGTGCACATGCGCCGCACCCACCTGATGCCCGAGAGCGAAGCCGCACTGCGGGCCCTCGCCAAGTCCAGCGCCGGGTCCCTTTCCCCTGAGCGGCCCAGCGCCGAACGCCTGCAGGAACAGTGGCAGCGCCGCAAGCGCCTGGTGCGGCGGCTGCATGAGAGTATCTTCTACCGCCCGCTGCTGAGCACCGCGGCGAACCTGAGCGCGGACGAGGTCCGGCTGACACCCGAGGCAGCCCAGGCCCGCCTGGCCGCACTGGGCTACGCGGATCCCCGCGGCGCCATGCGCCACATCGAGGCGCTGACCGTGGGAGTCAGCCGCCGTGCCGCGCTGCAGCGGCAGCTCCTTCCGGTGCTGCTGGCGTGGCTGGCCGACGGCGTGGACCCCGACGCCGGCCTGCTGGGATT
This genomic stretch from Arthrobacter sp. zg-Y1110 harbors:
- the panB gene encoding 3-methyl-2-oxobutanoate hydroxymethyltransferase, coding for MTSAEQPSPYAASPADPSVPEAPVLKKIRISHLQQLKDNGGRFAMLTAYDQYAAGIFDEAGIEVLLVGDSAANNVMGHATTLPITMDEMIVFARSVTAGASHSLVVCDLPFGSYEVSPAQAIESSVRLMKEGLVHAVKMEGGRHYVDHVRAMTAAGIPVMAHVGFTPQAEHALGGYKVQGRGDAGAAVVQDAVALAEAGAFCVLMEMVPADVAAEVDAAVRVPTIGIGAGNATTGQVLVWQDMAGLRGGKQPRFVKAFADLRTELSRAAKEYADEVRSGSFPGPEHSF
- a CDS encoding glutamine synthetase family protein, with product MNRQQEFVLRTIEERDVRFVRLWFTDVVGQLKSVALAPAEVEGAFEEGLGFDGSSVEGLARIFESDLLAQPDPSTFQILPWRGDEEQTSRMFCDILTPDGQPSAADPRNVLKRQLAKAADMGFTCYTHPEIEFYLLKSDELGEDGQPVPVDQAGYFDHVPGGVAQDFRRTAVSMLEAVGISVEFSHHEAGPGQNEIDLRYADALQTADNIMTFRTVVKEVALMTNCYASFMPKPFSHHPGSGMHTHFSLFEGDSNAFFQAGAEFQLSTTARQFMAGILRHAPEFTAVTNQFVNSYKRLWGGGEAPSYLSWGHNNRSALLRVPLYKPNKGQSARIEYRGIDAAANPYLSYAVLLGAGLKGIEEGYDLPPGAEDDIESLSAAERRAMGHDPLPASLHDAVRVMEESELVADILGEQVFENFLRNKRADWNEYRQQVTRFELQKNLGIL
- a CDS encoding bifunctional [glutamine synthetase] adenylyltransferase/[glutamine synthetase]-adenylyl-L-tyrosine phosphorylase codes for the protein MSLTRRLIATGFRDLEKSTRFLAASELEGIDEDALFAGFNCSADPDLALQSLVRLIGRAPELVELVNGGAERSEALFRLLGASDALAEFLMRHPGDVGVLHRELRAEPGSTDEPTLRASLLDAVHAGSGAAPVAGLTGTEAYVALRARYRRHLLDLAVRDLGAASPTDFLPAAGRELADLAGAALEAALAVSRAELTASYPAEEISAVRLAVIGMGKAGARELNYISDVDVIYVIESSGLPEERASAIGTALAAGISRAINASAPEPPLWEVDTNLRPEGKDGPLVRTLDSHLNYYQRWAHSWEFQALLKARAMAGDRDLGRRYEEAVAPLIWSSSERDGFVESVQAMRRRVTDNIPAHEEARQLKLGSGGLRDVEFTVQLLQLVHGRVDESLRVRTTTAAIAALSDAGFIGRTDARELDESYRYLRVLEHRIQMVHMRRTHLMPESEAALRALAKSSAGSLSPERPSAERLQEQWQRRKRLVRRLHESIFYRPLLSTAANLSADEVRLTPEAAQARLAALGYADPRGAMRHIEALTVGVSRRAALQRQLLPVLLAWLADGVDPDAGLLGFRRLSENLGDTHWYLGMLRDSSAAGERLCSILSSSRFITDLLEVSPESTSWLASDKDLVPASFDTQWQEIQSKMSRHPLPAEAMRLIRLIRRREMLRIAIADSAGLLSQQDVGRALADADRAAVLGALHVAESEVFGSSEKLTDLLVVAMGRQGGREIGYGSDADVMYVHRPLPGVDPAAAQAQAEKVVSQISTFLQQPCSPAVQAERPLVLDAGLRPEGRQGPLVRSLESYRGYYERWSVIWEAQALLRARPMAGSDALAEDFMALIDPVRYPEEVTVKDVREIRRIKARVEAERLPRGADPSRQLKLGRGSLSDVEWLVQLLQLQHAHRVPELRTTATLPALDAIEAAELLPAVDVDTLRQAWLLASRVRSANVIRGGRNPDVLPSSRRELDAVARWCGYGAGQGGVLEEDYLKLTRHARAVFERYFYGYGT